From the genome of Hymenobacter cellulosilyticus, one region includes:
- a CDS encoding phage holin family protein — MAYDDDASKTPRNDSLVGNLKGYLDTRIDLVRLEVQEKVKLAFVGTVHGAAMGLIGLMFLIFLSIFAGLALNDAFDSSFWGFGAVAGFYLVLLIIFLVGVDKKLFQGLADKLLNNTIYKSDKRQA; from the coding sequence ATGGCTTACGACGACGACGCTTCCAAAACGCCCCGCAACGACAGTTTGGTGGGCAACCTTAAAGGCTACCTCGACACGCGCATCGACCTGGTGCGGCTCGAAGTGCAGGAGAAAGTCAAACTGGCTTTCGTGGGTACGGTGCATGGCGCCGCCATGGGCCTGATCGGCCTGATGTTCCTCATTTTCCTTAGCATCTTCGCCGGCCTGGCCTTGAATGATGCCTTCGACAGCTCGTTCTGGGGATTTGGGGCCGTAGCCGGGTTTTACCTGGTGCTGCTCATCATCTTCCTCGTGGGCGTCGACAAAAAGTTGTTTCAGGGCCTGGCCGACAAGCTGCTGAACAACACTATCTATAAATCTGATAAACGCCAAGCATAA
- a CDS encoding J domain-containing protein, whose translation MSLNHYQVLGVSATASAQEIKLAYKRLAIQFHPDKHGGSTQFEEQFKAVSAAYQVLSDPARRASYDHQLRAAVLRADEAHRQQQYRAQGQHVYGVPMPTPQPLRTRRPAGSTERHYQTISKRRRKFTRRDYLLTTGLAVLLLLFIVSVKVTMDHVTAVSNYEDGLRAYAGRHWSTAHGFFSEALHFKPHYKEALQRRGEIEQLIYRNYKAARNDYRGALAEAEAPKDAAVLLYRLGQCQAELAQKDSAQRSLTHALALDSTLSGAWLARGELRLFELLQFEGAITDLSAGIRQRTAAGQVTSSKYLTYRGLAHYKLRDFGAARADYREVLVQNPKNGQVHFLLGRLAQQEGNSAAACEFFRRAIQLGYLYAGEALQQNCL comes from the coding sequence TTGAGCTTAAATCATTATCAGGTACTAGGTGTTTCGGCCACGGCTTCGGCCCAGGAAATTAAGCTGGCCTACAAGCGGTTAGCTATTCAGTTCCATCCGGATAAGCACGGTGGCAGCACGCAGTTTGAGGAGCAGTTTAAAGCCGTCAGTGCGGCTTACCAGGTCCTGAGCGACCCGGCCCGGCGCGCCTCTTACGACCATCAGCTGCGCGCGGCCGTCTTACGCGCCGACGAAGCCCACCGACAACAGCAGTACCGCGCCCAGGGGCAGCACGTATATGGCGTGCCCATGCCTACACCCCAGCCGCTGCGTACCCGCCGGCCGGCCGGCTCCACTGAGCGGCACTACCAGACAATTTCAAAGCGCCGCAGAAAGTTTACCCGCCGCGACTACCTGCTCACGACTGGCTTGGCGGTGCTGCTGCTGCTGTTCATTGTATCGGTAAAGGTGACCATGGACCACGTGACGGCCGTGAGCAACTACGAAGATGGACTGCGGGCTTATGCCGGCCGGCACTGGAGTACCGCCCACGGCTTCTTTTCGGAGGCTTTGCACTTCAAGCCGCATTATAAGGAAGCCTTGCAGCGGCGGGGCGAAATTGAACAGCTGATTTACCGCAACTATAAGGCCGCCCGCAACGACTACCGCGGAGCGCTGGCCGAAGCCGAGGCTCCCAAAGATGCCGCCGTTTTGCTTTACCGGCTGGGGCAGTGCCAAGCCGAACTGGCCCAGAAGGACTCGGCCCAGCGCAGCCTGACGCATGCGCTGGCCCTCGACTCGACGCTGAGTGGCGCCTGGTTGGCCCGCGGGGAACTTCGGCTATTCGAGCTGCTGCAGTTCGAGGGTGCCATTACCGATTTATCGGCTGGCATACGGCAGCGCACCGCTGCCGGGCAAGTCACCTCATCAAAGTACCTTACCTACCGTGGCCTGGCCCACTACAAGTTGCGCGACTTCGGAGCCGCCCGCGCCGATTATCGGGAGGTATTGGTGCAAAACCCCAAGAACGGACAGGTTCACTTTCTGCTGGGGCGCCTGGCGCAGCAAGAAGGCAACTCGGCCGCCGCCTGCGAGTTTTTTCGGCGGGCTATTCAGCTGGGTTATTTATATGCCGGTGAAGCGCTGCAGCAAAACTGCTTATAG
- a CDS encoding glycosyltransferase family 25 protein: protein MRVFVINLARSPKRRKFIEASLQKLGLAFEFFVAVDANELDDAYIASIGDPARADFLARYMKKGAYGCLLSHQALFQKIVDENLPYATIMEDDVQVAPDFKQLLDKLVPHLNPNEIVLLNSRNDFGETAYSTHAVVPVLGYQLAYPILPWVLQSGAAYVITQQAAQNLLSIISPVRYPLDSWGHYYDEKLLHSIRCVVPYPVTASKFESDINYVGNDGPLGKIRQLIYKYNIVPLRKLIEYRRRNYVRRQSSYTFVDQPSPVTQQSRVA from the coding sequence ATGCGTGTTTTTGTCATCAACCTCGCCCGTTCGCCTAAGCGCAGAAAGTTCATTGAGGCAAGCCTGCAGAAACTGGGCTTAGCATTCGAATTCTTTGTTGCGGTCGATGCCAATGAACTGGATGATGCCTATATCGCCAGTATTGGCGACCCTGCCCGAGCTGACTTTTTAGCTCGCTACATGAAAAAGGGTGCGTATGGTTGCCTACTGAGCCATCAGGCCCTCTTTCAAAAGATAGTGGATGAAAACCTTCCCTACGCCACCATCATGGAAGATGATGTGCAGGTAGCCCCAGATTTTAAGCAGCTGCTGGATAAGCTGGTTCCACATCTGAACCCGAATGAAATAGTGCTGCTCAACTCGCGCAATGACTTTGGCGAGACAGCCTACTCCACTCATGCTGTAGTACCTGTTCTTGGGTACCAATTAGCTTACCCAATTTTACCGTGGGTCCTTCAATCAGGCGCTGCCTATGTGATTACCCAGCAGGCTGCTCAGAATTTGCTCAGCATCATTTCCCCCGTACGCTACCCACTTGATAGCTGGGGACATTACTACGATGAAAAGCTGCTGCATTCTATCCGGTGTGTGGTTCCGTATCCGGTTACGGCCAGCAAATTTGAGAGTGACATCAACTATGTGGGTAACGATGGCCCGCTCGGAAAAATCCGACAGCTGATCTACAAGTACAACATTGTTCCGCTGCGGAAATTGATTGAATACCGCCGGCGCAACTATGTGCGCCGACAGTCGAGCTACACATTTGTCGACCAGCCTTCGCCAGTCACGCAGCAGAGCCGAGTGGCTTAG
- a CDS encoding 4Fe-4S dicluster domain-containing protein, with amino-acid sequence MHFSIQNILFLLVAAAGFGLFAWQVRKIRANILVGRDRDMSGNVSERLNKTFLVAFGQQKMFKRITPALLHLIVYVGFIVINIEVIEIMIDGIFGTHRALSFLGPLYSALVGTNEILGALVIVAVAAFWWRRNVKGVRRFTGPELRMWPKMDANIILYIEVILMVALFLMNASDLKLHQMEGKDLPGAFPISSLLTGLLPSNVGALEILERVSWWAHIVGILAFLNYLPSSKHFHIILAFPNVYYSRLVPQGQFSNVDSITHEVKAMMDPSYQVPPPATNPDGSAAAPTPFGAKDVNDLAWTNLLNAYSCTECGRCTSVCPANITGKLLSPRKIIMDTRDRMEEKYNSPLIFQPNLYGTEAKHAEQEVLDKENHTLLRGYVTPEELWACTTCNACVEACPVNINPLESIVEMRRFLVLEESAAPNSLNVMFSNIENNGAPWAFSPSDRFNWADELYVADKAVKA; translated from the coding sequence GTGCACTTCTCTATCCAAAACATCCTCTTCTTGCTCGTCGCGGCGGCAGGCTTCGGTCTGTTTGCGTGGCAGGTCCGCAAGATCCGGGCAAACATCCTCGTCGGGCGCGACCGGGATATGTCGGGCAACGTCAGCGAGCGGCTAAACAAAACCTTCTTGGTGGCCTTCGGTCAGCAAAAGATGTTCAAGCGCATCACGCCCGCCTTGTTACACCTGATTGTGTACGTAGGTTTCATCGTCATCAATATCGAGGTCATCGAGATTATGATTGATGGCATCTTCGGCACCCACCGCGCCTTAAGCTTTCTGGGCCCCTTGTATAGCGCCCTAGTCGGGACGAATGAGATACTAGGAGCTTTGGTTATCGTGGCGGTAGCGGCCTTCTGGTGGCGCCGCAACGTGAAAGGGGTGCGCCGCTTTACGGGCCCCGAACTGCGCATGTGGCCCAAAATGGACGCCAACATCATTCTCTACATCGAGGTGATTCTAATGGTAGCCCTGTTCCTGATGAATGCCTCCGACCTGAAGCTGCACCAGATGGAGGGCAAAGACCTGCCGGGCGCTTTTCCCATCAGCTCCCTGCTGACGGGCCTGCTGCCGAGCAATGTGGGGGCCTTGGAAATTCTGGAGCGCGTGAGCTGGTGGGCGCATATCGTGGGCATTCTGGCCTTCCTGAACTACCTGCCCAGCAGCAAGCACTTCCACATCATCCTGGCGTTTCCAAACGTGTACTATTCGCGCTTGGTGCCCCAGGGGCAGTTTTCGAACGTGGACAGCATCACCCACGAGGTGAAGGCCATGATGGACCCGAGCTACCAGGTGCCGCCGCCCGCTACCAACCCTGACGGCTCGGCCGCCGCGCCTACGCCTTTCGGGGCCAAGGACGTAAATGACCTAGCTTGGACCAACCTGCTGAACGCCTACTCCTGCACTGAGTGCGGCCGGTGCACTTCGGTATGCCCGGCCAACATCACGGGTAAGCTACTCTCTCCACGTAAGATCATCATGGACACGCGCGACCGGATGGAGGAGAAGTACAACTCCCCGCTGATTTTTCAGCCCAACCTCTACGGTACCGAAGCCAAACACGCTGAACAGGAAGTGTTGGACAAGGAAAATCACACGCTGCTGCGGGGCTACGTAACGCCCGAGGAGCTCTGGGCCTGCACTACCTGCAACGCCTGCGTGGAAGCCTGCCCGGTGAACATTAACCCCTTGGAAAGCATCGTGGAAATGCGGCGCTTCCTGGTATTGGAAGAGTCGGCCGCGCCCAACTCGCTGAACGTGATGTTCTCCAACATTGAGAACAACGGCGCGCCCTGGGCTTTCTCGCCTTCAGACCGCTTCAACTGGGCCGACGAACTGTACGTGGCCGATAAGGCCGTGAAGGCCTAG
- a CDS encoding (Fe-S)-binding protein, with amino-acid sequence MSNLAAAGEEPEILFWVGCAGAFDDRYKRVTRAFVRILEHVGVKYAVLGMEETCTGDPAKRAGNEFLFQMQAMQNITTFEGYGIKKIVTACPHCFNTIKNEYPALGGNYEVIHHSTFLQQLINEGRVGVAGGGEFKGQRITFHDSCYLGRANNIYEAPRDVLATLDADLVEMKRSKANGLCCGAGGAQMWKEPEPGKKDINVERTEEALAALDGNAAALHNLLGVEGGNAGATPAPRDAQQRSIIAVSCPFCMTMMSDGVKNKERENNVQVFDLAELIATAEGLNA; translated from the coding sequence ATGTCCAACCTGGCCGCAGCCGGGGAGGAGCCCGAAATCCTGTTCTGGGTCGGTTGTGCCGGAGCTTTCGACGACCGTTATAAGCGCGTTACCCGGGCTTTCGTCCGGATTCTGGAGCACGTGGGCGTAAAGTACGCCGTGCTGGGCATGGAAGAAACCTGCACCGGTGACCCGGCCAAGCGTGCCGGCAACGAATTCCTGTTTCAGATGCAGGCCATGCAGAACATTACCACCTTCGAAGGCTACGGCATTAAGAAGATTGTGACGGCCTGCCCGCACTGCTTCAACACGATTAAAAACGAGTATCCCGCCCTAGGCGGCAACTACGAAGTAATTCACCACAGCACCTTCCTGCAGCAGCTCATCAATGAGGGCCGGGTGGGCGTAGCCGGTGGCGGCGAGTTCAAAGGGCAGCGCATCACCTTCCATGACTCCTGCTATCTGGGCCGGGCCAATAACATCTACGAGGCCCCGCGCGACGTGCTAGCCACCCTCGATGCGGATCTGGTGGAAATGAAGCGCAGCAAAGCAAATGGTCTGTGCTGTGGCGCCGGTGGGGCCCAGATGTGGAAAGAGCCCGAGCCCGGCAAGAAGGATATCAACGTGGAGCGTACCGAAGAGGCGCTGGCCGCTCTAGACGGCAACGCCGCGGCTTTGCACAACCTGCTGGGGGTGGAAGGCGGCAACGCTGGCGCTACGCCCGCCCCGCGCGACGCACAGCAGCGCAGCATCATTGCCGTATCCTGCCCGTTTTGCATGACCATGATGAGCGACGGGGTTAAAAACAAGGAGCGCGAAAACAACGTGCAGGTCTTTGACTTGGCCGAGCTGATTGCTACGGCCGAGGGCCTCAACGCCTAA
- a CDS encoding OmpA family protein: MEAKNSRLGTQIVAMRTNNEVMPLDQLNTASAEFSATMMPTTKELVFASGREGKKYAGNGEGFNDLFAIKFDDEAKMTGGTVRKLEPAFNTEDMHEASATYSPDGKMVVFARSNNGSKKGYLSVDLWASFFKNGAWEEPKLININDRTADDFSPVFSPDGQTLYFASGRKGGQGGNDIYKATLGANGRFTPAENLGPEINTPGNENFPAVAPDGTLYFSSDGHPGLGKLDIFMVEKGKVKNLAAPINSNSDDFAPFFTGKDMGVFSSNRTGGKGSDDLYMFRKKPLKLVTFYADGTLVERNDKTGETLPVANETVALFDSKGQKLQEVTSGADGKFSIKLDSAAANYSLIADRAGYFTARNGVSTVGRKPSQAELPSEMNDIKVPVTLTLTKIVKNKAIVVDNIFYDYNKWDIRPDAATELDKLVQTLNDNPKITIELSSHTDSRGKDAYNQTLSQKRAQSAVDYIISKGVDKSRITARGYGETKPVIKAAKTEEDYQRNRRTEFQVTKISE, encoded by the coding sequence ATGGAAGCCAAAAACTCCCGCCTCGGCACCCAGATTGTGGCTATGCGTACCAATAACGAGGTAATGCCCCTAGATCAGCTCAACACGGCGTCGGCCGAGTTTAGCGCCACGATGATGCCCACGACTAAGGAGCTGGTTTTTGCTTCGGGGCGTGAAGGCAAGAAGTATGCTGGCAACGGGGAGGGCTTCAACGACCTTTTCGCCATCAAGTTCGACGACGAGGCCAAGATGACTGGTGGCACCGTGCGCAAGCTCGAGCCCGCCTTCAATACCGAAGACATGCACGAGGCCAGCGCCACCTACTCGCCTGATGGTAAGATGGTCGTGTTTGCCCGCTCCAACAACGGTTCGAAGAAAGGCTACCTGAGCGTCGACCTGTGGGCCTCTTTCTTTAAGAACGGCGCGTGGGAAGAGCCTAAGCTCATCAATATCAACGACCGAACCGCCGACGACTTTTCGCCGGTATTCTCCCCCGACGGGCAGACGCTGTATTTTGCCTCGGGCCGCAAAGGTGGTCAAGGTGGCAACGACATCTATAAGGCAACGCTGGGCGCCAATGGCCGCTTCACGCCGGCCGAAAACCTGGGCCCGGAAATCAACACGCCCGGCAACGAAAACTTCCCGGCCGTGGCTCCCGACGGCACCTTGTACTTCTCTTCCGATGGGCATCCTGGCTTAGGCAAGCTGGACATCTTCATGGTGGAAAAAGGCAAGGTGAAAAACTTGGCTGCTCCCATTAACAGTAACAGTGACGACTTTGCCCCCTTCTTTACGGGTAAGGATATGGGCGTATTCTCCTCGAACCGCACCGGCGGTAAGGGCAGCGACGACCTGTACATGTTCCGCAAGAAGCCGCTCAAGCTGGTGACCTTCTACGCGGACGGTACGCTGGTAGAGCGCAACGACAAGACTGGCGAAACGCTGCCGGTAGCCAACGAAACCGTGGCGCTGTTCGACAGCAAGGGGCAGAAGCTGCAGGAAGTAACCTCCGGCGCCGATGGTAAGTTCTCCATCAAGCTCGACTCAGCCGCGGCCAACTACTCGCTCATTGCCGACCGGGCTGGCTACTTTACCGCCCGCAATGGCGTGAGCACCGTGGGCCGCAAGCCCAGCCAAGCAGAGCTGCCCAGCGAGATGAACGACATCAAGGTACCCGTAACGCTGACCCTGACCAAGATCGTGAAGAACAAGGCCATTGTGGTCGACAACATCTTCTACGATTACAACAAGTGGGACATTCGTCCGGACGCAGCTACTGAACTGGATAAGCTGGTGCAGACGCTCAATGACAACCCCAAGATTACCATTGAGCTTAGCTCCCATACTGACTCCCGCGGTAAGGATGCATACAACCAGACTCTGTCGCAGAAACGTGCGCAGTCGGCCGTAGACTACATCATTTCCAAAGGGGTAGACAAGTCCCGGATTACGGCCCGCGGCTATGGTGAAACCAAGCCGGTGATTAAGGCGGCTAAAACCGAAGAGGATTACCAGCGCAACCGCCGCACCGAGTTTCAGGTAACCAAGATTTCGGAATAG
- a CDS encoding DUF4476 domain-containing protein, which translates to MQGQDVDALVNSVRSKSFDSSRLDVAKQALEQSTIQADDLKRLLGTLDFENSKVELAKFAYPHVTDQQNFYRVYDSFQFESSIKEVQDAARR; encoded by the coding sequence ATGCAAGGCCAAGATGTAGACGCCTTGGTGAACAGTGTGCGAAGCAAGTCTTTTGACAGCAGCCGCCTCGATGTAGCCAAGCAAGCCCTGGAGCAGTCCACTATTCAGGCCGATGATTTGAAGCGGCTGCTAGGCACTCTCGACTTTGAGAACTCGAAGGTGGAGCTGGCGAAGTTTGCTTACCCCCACGTGACTGACCAGCAAAACTTCTACCGGGTATATGACTCGTTTCAATTCGAGTCGAGCATTAAAGAGGTTCAGGACGCGGCCCGGCGTTAA
- a CDS encoding DUF4293 domain-containing protein, whose translation MIQRIQSVFLLLLALAMLSVVFVPIWSKLDSASNQELVLTATKLTYAHADAGMSVPTNTYAIAALALASAAVALFEISQFRNRFTQLKLGVLNFLLIVATLGASFYYSGIGERMLNIKMPGTYEAGFYLPTVALLLNLLANRFIRRDEQLVRSMDRLR comes from the coding sequence ATGATACAAAGAATCCAAAGCGTATTTCTCTTGCTGCTTGCTTTAGCCATGCTAAGCGTCGTGTTTGTTCCCATCTGGAGTAAGCTCGACTCGGCCAGCAACCAGGAGTTGGTTCTCACTGCTACCAAACTTACCTATGCTCACGCCGATGCGGGCATGTCGGTACCCACCAATACCTACGCCATTGCGGCTTTGGCCCTGGCTTCGGCAGCCGTGGCGCTGTTCGAAATTTCCCAGTTCCGTAACCGTTTCACCCAGCTTAAGCTTGGCGTGCTCAACTTCCTGCTGATTGTGGCCACGTTGGGCGCCAGCTTCTACTACTCCGGCATTGGTGAGCGTATGCTTAACATCAAGATGCCCGGCACCTACGAAGCTGGCTTCTACCTGCCCACTGTGGCTCTGCTACTGAATCTGCTGGCCAACCGCTTTATCCGCCGCGACGAGCAGCTGGTACGCTCGATGGACCGCCTGCGCTAA
- a CDS encoding thiolase family protein — protein sequence MPTAYIVDAVRTPIAKFAGALSSVRPDDLAAHVLRELLRRNPSVDKTAVEDVIMGAANQAGEDNRNVARMAALLAGLPTTVPGVTVNRLCASGLQSIMDASRAIMSGEGDIYLAGGSESMTRAPFVMAKSETAFGRELTAHDTTLGWRFVNQKLSKMHHPYAMGETAEIVARKYGISRQEQDEFAFNSQRKYQRAQEKGRFRREIVPVFVPNPKGDTALFDTDEPPRLSSMEKLASIRPAFQPVDGTVTAGNSAGINDGAAAVLVVSEEALKRYNLKPMARVVCSAVAGVDPSVMGIGPVPATKKVLQRAGLTINDLDLIELNEAFAAQSIACLRDLELDPDKVNVNGGSIAIGHPLGASGARITATLLHEMQRREGSRYGLVTMCVGVGQGAATIFEKL from the coding sequence ATGCCAACTGCTTATATCGTGGACGCCGTCCGCACCCCCATTGCCAAATTTGCCGGTGCCCTCAGCAGCGTACGTCCCGACGACCTGGCCGCGCACGTCTTGCGTGAGCTGTTACGCCGTAATCCTTCCGTGGATAAGACGGCGGTGGAAGATGTAATTATGGGTGCCGCCAACCAAGCCGGCGAAGACAACCGCAACGTGGCCCGCATGGCTGCCCTGCTGGCCGGCCTGCCCACCACAGTGCCCGGCGTGACCGTCAACCGCCTCTGCGCCTCGGGCCTGCAGAGCATCATGGATGCTTCGCGGGCCATTATGAGCGGGGAGGGTGACATTTACTTGGCCGGCGGCTCGGAAAGCATGACCCGGGCTCCGTTTGTGATGGCCAAGTCGGAAACGGCCTTCGGGCGGGAGCTGACGGCCCACGACACGACCCTGGGCTGGCGCTTCGTGAACCAGAAGCTCTCGAAAATGCACCACCCGTACGCCATGGGCGAAACCGCCGAAATCGTGGCGCGCAAGTATGGCATTTCACGGCAGGAGCAGGACGAGTTTGCCTTCAACTCCCAGCGGAAGTACCAGCGGGCCCAGGAGAAAGGCCGCTTCCGCCGCGAAATTGTGCCTGTCTTCGTGCCCAACCCCAAGGGGGATACCGCGTTGTTCGACACCGATGAGCCGCCCCGCTTGTCGTCGATGGAAAAGCTAGCCAGCATCCGGCCCGCTTTCCAGCCCGTAGATGGCACCGTGACGGCCGGCAACTCGGCGGGTATCAACGACGGGGCTGCGGCCGTGCTGGTGGTGAGCGAGGAAGCCTTGAAGCGTTACAACCTCAAGCCCATGGCCCGGGTGGTGTGCTCGGCCGTAGCCGGTGTGGACCCGTCGGTAATGGGCATTGGCCCGGTGCCGGCTACCAAGAAGGTGCTGCAGCGCGCTGGTCTGACTATCAACGACCTGGACCTGATTGAGTTAAATGAAGCCTTTGCTGCCCAGAGCATTGCCTGCCTGCGCGACCTGGAGCTGGACCCCGACAAAGTGAACGTAAACGGTGGCTCTATTGCCATTGGTCACCCGCTGGGAGCTAGTGGAGCGCGGATTACGGCGACGCTCCTGCACGAGATGCAACGTCGGGAAGGCTCCCGCTACGGCCTCGTGACGATGTGCGTAGGTGTAGGGCAGGGGGCTGCTACTATCTTCGAGAAACTCTAG
- a CDS encoding GNAT family N-acetyltransferase, with the protein MGAISVLFKDDINRCSAEIGYWLGREYWGRGIVPVAVRVLTDYTFAHFDVSRLYAEIFARNAASARVLTKAGYHLEARLQKSLVKEGLVQDALLFTALKP; encoded by the coding sequence GTGGGGGCCATTAGTGTGTTGTTTAAGGACGACATCAACCGGTGCAGCGCCGAAATCGGGTACTGGCTGGGGCGGGAGTACTGGGGCCGGGGCATTGTGCCCGTTGCCGTGCGAGTCCTGACTGACTACACGTTTGCTCACTTCGATGTGAGCCGGCTGTACGCCGAAATATTTGCCCGCAATGCTGCCTCGGCCCGGGTGCTGACCAAAGCCGGCTACCACCTGGAAGCCCGGCTGCAGAAAAGCCTCGTGAAAGAAGGCCTTGTGCAAGACGCGCTATTGTTCACGGCGCTGAAACCCTGA
- the truA gene encoding tRNA pseudouridine(38-40) synthase TruA → MRYFLHLAYEGTQYHGWQVQPNTLTVQLELERCLSQVLRQPIHILGSGRTDTGVHASHQVAHFDADIPATLDEATVVYRLNRALPKDIAARLLHPVPDRAHARFDAEARTYEYHVRLVPDPFSVNHSLYLDRAPDVAAMNQAAASMLGSFDFTSFSKVKGGENHYVCVCYEAGWHPTPGGLVFRIRANRFVRGMVRLVVGTLLMVGRGKITPAEFKAILLAQNRVDAGGAAPAQGLFLSKVEYPVELVPAPAATLELPYLVV, encoded by the coding sequence GTGCGCTATTTTCTTCATCTGGCTTACGAAGGCACCCAGTACCACGGCTGGCAGGTGCAGCCCAACACCCTGACGGTGCAGCTGGAGCTGGAGCGGTGCCTGAGTCAGGTATTGCGCCAGCCCATCCATATTCTGGGCAGTGGCCGCACCGACACCGGCGTGCACGCCAGCCACCAGGTAGCGCACTTCGACGCCGATATTCCGGCTACGCTGGATGAAGCCACGGTGGTGTACCGCCTCAACCGGGCCCTGCCCAAGGACATTGCCGCCCGTCTGCTGCACCCGGTACCCGACCGGGCCCACGCCCGTTTCGACGCCGAGGCCCGCACCTACGAGTACCACGTGCGCCTCGTGCCCGACCCGTTCAGTGTGAACCACAGCCTGTATCTGGACCGTGCCCCAGACGTGGCAGCTATGAACCAGGCCGCCGCTTCCATGCTCGGCTCGTTTGACTTTACCAGCTTTTCCAAGGTCAAGGGCGGTGAAAACCATTATGTGTGCGTGTGCTACGAAGCCGGCTGGCACCCCACGCCGGGCGGATTGGTATTCCGCATCCGGGCCAACCGTTTCGTACGCGGCATGGTGCGGCTCGTGGTGGGCACTTTGCTGATGGTAGGCCGGGGCAAGATTACGCCCGCCGAGTTTAAAGCCATTCTGCTGGCCCAGAATCGGGTGGATGCGGGGGGCGCCGCTCCGGCCCAGGGCTTGTTCCTGAGCAAGGTGGAGTATCCCGTCGAGCTGGTGCCCGCGCCGGCTGCGACGCTGGAATTGCCGTATCTGGTGGTTTGA